ATGAGAAGAAACTCTCTAAACCACTCTGCAGAGATTAGAGGAACTGCAGGGTCAGGACGGCTTTTAAGAACTTACTTCGGTTCCTCAATACTGGAAACGGCTTTCACATTtgagtaatagtaataataaagttcatttataaagcacaaagttacaaagtgctttagtgttaaaacatattttaagtaATAAACAGTAGAATAGATAGAtaaaagaaagataaaacagTTTAAGTTATTACAATAATTACTGTCCGTTTAGGAGGAAGGACTCTGACAGCAAAGACTTGGTCAGTTTCAttggaaatttaaaaattttgattttagcacctttaaaaaaacaatgtggAGGATTTAGAGGGATTTAATAGCAATATTTAATATAATGTATGTAATTATATTTTCACTGGCAGGctgcactgtcacctcacagctagaagatcccggtttGTTTCccgacctgggatctttctgctcctgttttctccagcttcctctcacagtccaaaaacatgctgaggttaattggtgattactctaaattgtaggtgtgaatgtgattgtctctatgtgtCGTCCTGTCATAGACTGGTGTctgtccagagtgtctcctgccttcaccctaagtcagctgggatagactccagccccccccctgAGCCTAAAAAGCAGTgtaaagataatggatggatgtttttgttggttAATAATTACCTGAAAGTAAGACTACAATTTTGAAActgttttttgtgctttcttaagATAGTTTTTAACTTAGTCTGACTTAATCTGCACAATGGGAGATGGAAACGCCTCTTTCAAATAAGTTCTGACCTCCTAAACATTCAGCTTACATGGCTGATCAGCTGTTGCTTCTGACGTTTTAGTGTTCAGACAGCATGAAACTTAATTAATATCAGCTGACGTGGAAGAATGATTGCAGCTGTCCTGATTGAAAACAGCGTCTAATGACTGGAGActcaacattttttctttcatagaTGACCaaagttttctttgtttcttcttcttctactgtgCTTATTACAAAcatgtcccccccccccccccttcttttgcaatatttcaagtgttaactttaaaaaatgtcagttttatggAAACGCAGCTTCTAATATTCAGATTGTATCCAGCAAGAAAAAACATACCAACGATAGAGGGCTGGctgaataaattaaacaaattattaaCGCTGgcatgttttatatttgtcCGCATATTAAGTCCTTAATAATGCCCCTTGTTACtcagttcattttaaagtaaattaaaagACAGATAAGTTACATGCCTTTAacatttaattacttttatgAAAAATATTATGTTATTTCTTTATTAACTGGTTTCTGGCCTCCTGTCAGTCTGCAAAAGTAAACACTGGAAACAGCAAGTGCtctggaaaagaggtgaagtgAGGGGCATTCAGGTGGTCTCAGTCTGCAGTCTTACTGTTCAATGCCACTAAATCCTACACACTTCTCCTTTAACTTGTCTGCAAAAACAATTTTGATTCCCCACAAAAAAGGCAGATTTTCTTCAAACAGCTGCTTTACAGCTAAGTGCTACGTGAACGTGAATATAAGAATCTCCTCTTAGATAGAACATGTACTTGTGTTACTCGATACATGATATATCAGCTACTGTTAAATGATACATCTGATTGTCATAATTGTCACAATTCACTGAGATTTATAGTCTTTTCCCTTCAGGATAAAAGCATCGAGGAGCAGCTGTCGATGGGGATTCGCTTCTTTGACCTCCGTGTTGCACATAAACCTCACGATTCATCCAGCGACCTGTACTTCACACATGTCATATacacacatttaacagttttggTGAGTTTAATTTAAGCAAAGGCTTCAGTTTAAAGTGTCATATTGCTCACAGCTGATTTCCTTTCTCTACAGGAAACCCTTGTGTCTGTTGCCACCTGGCTGAAGTCTCACCCAAAGGAGATTGTTATCCTCGCTTGCAGCCATTTGGAGGGAATGGACGACGCACGCCATGAATCCTTCATTTACTCCCTGAAGAAGCTGTTCGGCTCCAAACTGTGTCCCCAGAAGGTCAGTTTTCTCTGCATATAAGTGATACATTGTTTAAAAACAGCACAGCCCCTTACAGCATGTAACCGTTCCTCCACCTCCCCAGGAATCAGTCCTGACCTTGAGGAACCTTTGGGCATCTGGTTACCAGGTCATTCTGTCCTACGACTCCCAGGTCGCAGCGAGACATCAGGAGCTGTGGCCTGCCATCCCTTACTGGTGGGCCAACAAGCCCACTGCACAAGGAGTGATCAGTTACTTGGAGTGGAACAAGCAGCAGGGACGTCCAGGTGAGTTTGACCTTGGACTGTAGAATGTGTAACgttaaccttctgaactccaAGCGGTTTCTGGGcattctttgtcacatttttattcactctgacctcatttttcacttcaataaaaagtcctgcacctttatggaaacagagcGACCATGAcgagaagtagagagaactcagaaagtCATAAATGACCActgttttgattcattttacaaaaacgGAGAAACCTGGAATAAAGATGTACAGCAGTTTTCCAAATTCCCACAAATGTTACCAATGCAGGAAACAATGGTGACTCTACAtgtcttattaaaaaaaatctgccctcCTCAACGTAACTGTGAAGCcttgactgactcagctgtgaccgacagtcacatgacaaaaattctgagactttttggctgaactgccgGTTGTGTTTTACACAACCGGCAGTTCAGCcggcagttcagccaaaaagagcagagaaacaatttaaaaatctgggtaaaaaaaaatatctgtacgATGAAGAAtcagcattttttcccccaatatCAGTAAtacctgtggacacttggatAAACTGTTGTTTGGTGattgtagtttttttctgattttctttcttataATTCATGACATTACACCTGTGTAATCCTGcacaatatacatttttttatttctgtttctacccatggttgtgctgtttccatagaggtgcaggactctGTGTTGAGCCCAcaggaggaaaaatgtgacaggagcaaaacacATACAATTTGGTTaagttttctgacagataagcagCTCAAGGACCGCTGGAAAGCTGAAACAGCGATggtttgttttcactgtttcaggctctgataaatggtgtaacttttgtattttttaaaaagacaacatgtctttcaaacttaggttttgggattcagaggatTAAAGCTCATTAAGTGTATTTCCTGGCGTCTTTTCCTTTTCGTCAGAGGGATTCTTTGTCTCTGGCCTGAACCTGACAGCTGATAGGTGTTACATTGCCAAGAACCGGAAGGAATCCCTGCGGACGTTGACCTACAGCAACTGGGACAGTTTGAGTAAATGGGTGGAGGAGCAGATACCTGGATCGGACCCCAAAAGCCTCAACATCATCGCTGGAGACTTTGTTGGGCCCCTTCCGCTCTGCTCTCAAGTGATCGCACTGAACCAAAAACTGCGACGGAGGAATTCCATCCAGATAAAGAAGCAATATTAGCTGTGACTCACACACATCTTACCTCATTGGATTTTTACTTAGCTTCTCTCAATTTATATGAAATGTAATCATCGCTGATTTTTATCTGCAGTTTCTGTATTTCTTACATTcagtatatttttttatctaaaTCTATTATGTGCCATCAGTGTATGTTTACAAGAAAATACCTTAAACTGTTACAAATGTGTATCTTCAGGTATTTTAATATACTGTACAGCAATAACATATCATCTTATGGTACAGTTTGCAGTCCTTAACTGCTCCCGCAGCTGCTATTATCTGCCTTCGAACAGTTTCCTGTAGCGTCCGTGAGCGGCGGCGCTGATGATGACTCTGACAACAGCCGATCCTTCGTCTGCGTTCACCTGCACGTCCTGAACGGTTGCTTCTTTGTACAGCCAGCTGTGGATGAGAATGCACGCTTACCACAGATGCTTTGCTATTCTAAACGGTAATAATCATGATACGCTGACAGGAACAGATCAGCGCTCTCACCTGAGCTGAGGAGTGCTGAGGTTAACTGTGAGGTCTAAAATTTGTTTCCCTGTAGACTTTAAAATCTGCTCTTCCACTGCTCGCTGCAGCTCATCCAGGCCTCGCTCCTCCAGGGCAGAGATGGGCAGAGCGCCGGGCTCTGCAGGCTGATAGCTGatagacacaaagaaaaacagatcaaTAAAACGCTGCCACTCATAATAACAGAAATGACTGTGGGCTCTCTGGAGGCGATTTGTGTCTGTCTTTCCAACTTGTCatgctgtgactaaatgttgctCTGCATTGAGACATTCTACcattaaatgtgcattttagCTCTTTTATGTATGTCAACAGatggtttcatttaaaaaaaaatgtttccccccccccccgaggATAAACTTGatcttctctgtaataaatTGAACTTAAACAGAATAATATGTGTACCTGCGACAGGAGTTTTGCTCTTGCATACCTGTCGATGAGATCGGTTTTATTGTGGACTTCTATCATGGAGCTCATCAGCCTGTCGGGGATTTGCAGGTTCTGCAGGACATTCAGTACGTTGGCCTTCTGATTAACCGTCTCTGGATGACTGATGTCTCTGACGTGAACCAGCAGATCCTGGAAGGAAGATGAGCACTAAGTCAGCAACTCTACTCCTAAagtcactgtaaaaaatgagctGAACGTCCCACATTTCATCAGTAGATATCTCTACGCTTTCTATATACCagtcagccacagcattaaaaccacggACTGactgaataacattgatcatctcgTCACAATACGATGTTCTGCAGGGAAACCTTGGATCCTAGCATTTACTTGGATGGAACTTTGACATGTATCATCATCAAACGTTGCAGACTGTCTGCTCATAGCAACAGCAGCCAAACAAAAATCACTCCATCAAGAGCCCAAGGCATTAATCTAACCTCCAAACTCCACAGATCCTAACCTGATTGAGTATTCTCACAATGCCATAGAAAAAGCCTGATCCACAGAGGCCCCACAACCCACTGGACCTAAAGGATCCGCTGTCCAGAGCAGAgaccacaggtgtcaggtggttTTATTGCTGTAGCCAATCAGTATAAATGAGACAACTGCTCTTTATGGGATTCCGTTATCCTGATTTCTCTATTTTGTGCACGACATCTACTGcattatgcacatttacaggtgtaTCATCCAATATGTTTGCATGtatgaatgtaaaaaaacacattgttttaGCTCTTGGCTCTTTGAAGCTTCCTTCCCTGAAAAGCAGTCTGCTCTGTTTGGTCTATAATATCGGAATAATTGGTTTAATATTGGTTACACATTGTAGCTTCAGATCTATGAGTACAGTCAAAGCGGTATAGCTCTAGTAGAAGCAGTTTTAGCAAGGAAATAATCTTGGAATAAGAGAACGCTGCTCATTCTTGGCTTAGCGGCCAAACTCGTTGCTAGACATCATATAAATGTTTTCCATGGTGCCACAGGTAATTAATGGAAGAAAGGTCTCGACTTCAAATGAGGCGTTCCAGGCAGGTAAGGAACACGGAAAGAGAATAACTCCATTGGGCGTGGGCTTTGTAAGTTTGCAAATAAGCAGCTATATAACACACTGATAGAAAGGGGAAAACCCAAAAAGACTAATAAGGGCTGTTAAAGAACAGAGGAAGTTGTGTGCTCTTCAGACTGTAAACCACATGGATGCAAATGTGAGGTAAAATTTGAGCATGTACAGAGTGCTTAATGTCCTCCAGGGTGGCAGAGAAGGACTCGATGAGCTGGTGGGGCAGCTGGGATAAGAAACCGATGGTGTCCACGTACAGGACAGTCATGCGACTGGGCAGCTGGCCGGCGTGAACGGTGACATCCA
This region of Acanthochromis polyacanthus isolate Apoly-LR-REF ecotype Palm Island chromosome 4, KAUST_Apoly_ChrSc, whole genome shotgun sequence genomic DNA includes:
- the si:dkey-66a8.7 gene encoding PI-PLC X domain-containing protein 1 isoform X2, which gives rise to MELSCQDWMSALPEELWDVSLTDLAIPGSHDAMSYCLDINSPLLRSESDFFRVLDGLFYCFTRPIIFKWATTQETLVSVATWLKSHPKEIVILACSHLEGMDDARHESFIYSLKKLFGSKLCPQKESVLTLRNLWASGYQVILSYDSQVAARHQELWPAIPYWWANKPTAQGVISYLEWNKQQGRPEGFFVSGLNLTADRCYIAKNRKESLRTLTYSNWDSLSKWVEEQIPGSDPKSLNIIAGDFVGPLPLCSQVIALNQKLRRRNSIQIKKQY
- the si:dkey-66a8.7 gene encoding PI-PLC X domain-containing protein 1 isoform X1; translated protein: MELSCQDWMSALPEELWDVSLTDLAIPGSHDAMSYCLDINSPLLRSESDFFRVLDGLFYCFTRPIIFKWATTQDKSIEEQLSMGIRFFDLRVAHKPHDSSSDLYFTHVIYTHLTVLETLVSVATWLKSHPKEIVILACSHLEGMDDARHESFIYSLKKLFGSKLCPQKESVLTLRNLWASGYQVILSYDSQVAARHQELWPAIPYWWANKPTAQGVISYLEWNKQQGRPEGFFVSGLNLTADRCYIAKNRKESLRTLTYSNWDSLSKWVEEQIPGSDPKSLNIIAGDFVGPLPLCSQVIALNQKLRRRNSIQIKKQY